In one window of Rhodopseudomonas palustris HaA2 DNA:
- a CDS encoding vWA domain-containing protein produces MPETIALYCHRGTRAIQRMVEFAPSTGGLALWVRHQDLTADSDTAAVVVLTDGTTVYYGAAFDKLPLPEQVGLVAHEVLHIALRHPQRFVELQRVIGDVDLELFNICADAIVNSTLAHLSWLTLPEKSVMLEQILAKALRREQDAEAALLEWDVEKLYRAIDDRDSDSNNGKSKTGNKSQAGSQSDASGAGGGDPSQSQSESAQESAEQRADGARASKVRELGAGGVRDLVPNPESQSAPEHEAEHAREWSERILRGHAGDGAFSMLRALIADLPRSRTPWAQVLRVQLARGLARKPSLTWSRPARSYIANQGRAGQHRMPFEPGFSATKNEPRLALIIDVSGSIDDQLMERFAREIETITRRQEAGLVLIIGDERVRQVEFFEPGRRFVLSEIEFTGGGGTDFTPLLAEADRHRPDIAVVLTDLEGPADFKPRWPVIWAVPENYSHAVQPFGRLLTLN; encoded by the coding sequence ATGCCTGAGACCATCGCGCTGTATTGCCATCGCGGAACGCGCGCGATCCAGCGCATGGTCGAGTTCGCGCCCTCCACCGGCGGGCTGGCATTATGGGTGCGGCATCAGGACCTGACCGCGGACAGCGATACGGCGGCCGTGGTCGTACTCACCGACGGCACCACCGTGTATTACGGCGCCGCCTTCGACAAGCTGCCGCTGCCCGAACAAGTCGGCCTCGTCGCCCACGAGGTGCTGCACATCGCGCTGCGCCATCCGCAGCGCTTCGTCGAACTGCAGCGCGTGATCGGCGACGTCGACCTCGAATTGTTCAACATCTGCGCCGACGCCATCGTCAATTCGACGCTGGCGCATCTGAGCTGGCTGACGCTGCCGGAAAAGTCCGTGATGCTGGAGCAGATCCTCGCCAAGGCGCTGAGGCGCGAGCAGGACGCCGAGGCGGCGCTGCTAGAATGGGACGTCGAGAAGCTGTATCGCGCGATCGACGATCGCGACAGCGACAGCAACAACGGCAAGTCGAAGACCGGCAACAAATCGCAAGCGGGCTCGCAGTCCGACGCCTCGGGCGCCGGCGGCGGCGACCCGTCGCAGTCGCAATCCGAATCCGCGCAGGAGAGCGCCGAACAGCGCGCCGACGGCGCCCGCGCGTCCAAGGTGCGCGAGCTCGGCGCAGGCGGCGTCCGCGATCTGGTGCCGAATCCGGAATCACAATCGGCGCCGGAACACGAAGCCGAGCACGCCCGCGAATGGAGCGAGCGGATCCTGCGCGGCCACGCCGGCGACGGCGCGTTTTCGATGCTGCGGGCGCTGATCGCAGACTTGCCGCGCAGCCGCACACCGTGGGCGCAGGTGCTGCGCGTGCAGCTTGCGCGCGGGCTGGCGCGAAAACCGTCGCTGACCTGGTCGCGGCCGGCGCGCTCCTACATCGCCAATCAGGGCCGCGCCGGCCAACACCGGATGCCGTTCGAGCCGGGATTCTCCGCGACCAAGAACGAGCCGCGGCTGGCGCTGATCATCGACGTCTCCGGCTCGATCGACGACCAATTGATGGAGCGCTTCGCGCGCGAGATCGAGACCATCACCCGGCGGCAGGAGGCCGGGCTGGTGCTGATCATCGGCGACGAGCGCGTGCGGCAGGTCGAATTCTTCGAGCCGGGCCGGCGTTTCGTGCTAAGCGAGATCGAATTCACCGGCGGCGGCGGCACCGATTTCACCCCACTCCTCGCGGAGGCGGACCGGCACAGGCCGGATATCGCGGTGGTGCTGACCGATCTCGAAGGTCCGGCGGATTTCAAGCCGCGCTGGCCGGTGATCTGGGCGGTTCCGGAGAACTACTCACATG